In a genomic window of Dyadobacter fermentans DSM 18053:
- a CDS encoding PVC-type heme-binding CxxCH protein: protein MSKPKKISVYSSLIAFGLAVIAFSAFRLNQPAPVKIGKGTHISLIGNNLGSRMMNYDNFETELYMRYPDDNLIIRNMCDGGDTPGFRPHASRNTPWAFPGAEKFQTELANPSQSEGHLETPDQWLARLKTDVIISFFGYNESFEGKAGLANYKAELDAFIKWTLQQKYNGTSAPQLVIVSPIAFEDLSAKYDLPNGKKENENLLLYTKAMKEVADQNKVLFVDAFAPSQKWYAESKEDLTIDGSQLNAEGYKKLGVLLADKIFGKASVKGKNRELVHAAVDEKNWMWHNDFKIPNGVHVYGRRYNPFGPDNYPAEIEKIRQLTDIRDQAIWLAASKGEKTDLAAADKSTRTLPEVKTNFNPEKNGSLTYLYGKEALAKLKVPDGYKIELFASEEEFPDLAKPMQMSFDNKGRLWVATMPSYPHYKPGDSKPNDKIIIFEDTNNDGKADKQTVFADGLHLPLGFEIAKEGVYVSQGTNFKLLIDSNGDGKADKEEILLSGFDDHDTHHNSHAFTVDPSGAIYSGEGVFLHTNIETSYGPVRATNGGFYRYAPQLKKLERTAQLSIPNPWGIAFDDWGQPFFAETSSPDVRWMLPGSVLPRYGEATHKSVQLVEDKHRVRPTSGLEFVSSRHFPDELQGDFLINNTIGFLGTKEHTLTDDGTGYKSRHRQDLVVSDDRNFRPVDMEFAPDGSLYVIDWHNILIGHMQHNARDPLRDHSHGRVYRITYPSRPLVTPAKIDGASIEQLLDNLKLPEYRTRYRTRRELRGRDASQVLSKLNTWVAGLDKNDPRYEHHLLEGLWVSWGMNKVDQKLLKQVLNAKDYHARAAAVQVVRYTGHQVPDQADLLMQAARDENSRVRLMAIVAASWIGKEKGLPILAEAQKKPLDDWMIHAHEAAVAHLKGENVKKTKQNVVATNLKGNDLILFNQGRQIYAKEGYCGTCHQPDGKGLEASGFPPLSGPWVTGSDERLIKIALNGLLGPIEVNGKKYPGQVPMTPFAGLLNDTEVAAVLTYVRNSFGNKGAAIPPEKVKQVRAATESKKDFYSPEQLLKEHPIEKM from the coding sequence ATGTCTAAACCCAAAAAAATCAGCGTTTATTCATCGCTTATTGCATTTGGACTGGCAGTCATTGCATTCAGCGCATTCCGCCTGAACCAGCCGGCGCCGGTCAAGATCGGCAAGGGTACGCATATTTCCCTCATCGGCAACAACCTCGGGTCGCGGATGATGAATTACGACAACTTCGAAACAGAGTTGTACATGCGCTACCCCGACGACAACCTCATTATCCGCAACATGTGCGACGGCGGCGACACGCCCGGCTTCCGCCCGCACGCGAGTCGCAACACGCCCTGGGCGTTCCCGGGCGCGGAGAAGTTCCAGACAGAGCTGGCCAACCCTTCTCAAAGCGAAGGCCACCTCGAAACGCCCGACCAATGGCTTGCCCGCCTGAAAACTGACGTGATTATTTCTTTTTTCGGGTATAATGAGTCATTTGAAGGCAAAGCGGGACTGGCCAACTACAAAGCCGAGCTCGACGCATTCATTAAATGGACATTGCAGCAGAAATATAATGGCACCTCGGCGCCGCAGTTGGTGATCGTTTCGCCCATCGCATTTGAAGATCTTTCTGCTAAATATGACCTGCCGAATGGTAAAAAGGAGAATGAAAACCTGCTTTTGTATACCAAAGCCATGAAGGAAGTGGCGGATCAGAATAAAGTTCTGTTTGTGGATGCATTTGCCCCTTCGCAAAAGTGGTATGCCGAAAGCAAGGAAGACCTGACGATCGACGGCTCGCAGCTGAATGCGGAAGGTTATAAAAAACTGGGCGTATTGCTTGCCGACAAAATCTTCGGAAAGGCGTCGGTAAAAGGTAAAAACCGGGAACTGGTGCACGCTGCCGTGGACGAAAAGAACTGGATGTGGCATAACGACTTCAAAATCCCGAACGGCGTGCACGTATATGGCCGCCGCTACAATCCATTCGGTCCGGACAACTATCCGGCAGAAATCGAGAAAATCCGCCAATTGACCGACATTCGTGACCAGGCGATCTGGCTGGCTGCTTCGAAAGGCGAGAAAACGGACCTCGCCGCGGCGGATAAGAGTACCCGTACATTGCCGGAGGTTAAAACCAATTTTAACCCCGAAAAGAACGGCAGCCTTACTTATTTGTATGGAAAAGAAGCATTGGCAAAACTGAAAGTGCCGGATGGTTATAAGATCGAGCTTTTCGCTTCGGAAGAGGAATTTCCGGATCTGGCTAAACCAATGCAGATGTCGTTCGATAACAAAGGCCGCCTTTGGGTAGCTACAATGCCGAGCTATCCGCATTACAAGCCGGGCGATTCGAAACCGAACGATAAGATCATCATTTTCGAAGATACCAATAACGACGGCAAGGCCGACAAGCAAACCGTTTTCGCCGATGGCCTGCATTTACCATTGGGTTTTGAAATCGCCAAAGAGGGCGTTTACGTTTCGCAGGGCACCAACTTCAAATTGCTGATCGATTCGAATGGCGATGGCAAGGCCGATAAAGAGGAAATCCTGCTGAGCGGATTCGACGATCACGACACGCACCACAATAGCCACGCATTTACAGTGGACCCGTCGGGTGCCATCTATTCCGGCGAGGGCGTATTTTTGCATACCAATATTGAAACCTCGTATGGTCCCGTACGTGCGACGAACGGCGGTTTCTACCGCTACGCACCGCAGCTGAAAAAACTGGAACGCACCGCACAGCTGTCGATCCCGAACCCCTGGGGAATTGCATTCGACGATTGGGGACAGCCCTTCTTTGCCGAAACGTCGAGCCCGGACGTGCGCTGGATGCTGCCTGGTTCGGTATTGCCGCGTTATGGCGAGGCTACCCACAAATCGGTGCAGCTCGTGGAAGACAAGCACCGTGTTCGCCCGACTTCCGGACTGGAATTCGTGTCAAGCCGGCATTTCCCGGATGAGCTGCAAGGCGACTTTTTGATTAACAACACCATCGGATTCCTCGGAACGAAGGAGCACACACTCACCGACGACGGAACCGGCTATAAGAGCCGCCATCGCCAGGACCTGGTCGTGAGCGACGATCGCAACTTCCGCCCCGTGGACATGGAATTTGCGCCGGATGGCTCATTGTACGTGATCGACTGGCATAATATCCTCATCGGGCACATGCAGCACAACGCCCGCGACCCGCTGCGCGACCACTCACACGGCCGCGTTTACCGGATTACGTATCCGTCGCGCCCGCTGGTAACGCCGGCGAAAATCGACGGCGCGAGCATTGAACAACTGCTCGATAACCTCAAATTACCCGAGTACCGCACACGCTACCGCACACGCCGCGAGCTGCGCGGCCGCGATGCCTCACAGGTGCTGTCCAAACTCAATACCTGGGTGGCCGGCCTGGACAAGAACGACCCGCGTTACGAACACCATTTGCTGGAAGGCTTGTGGGTAAGCTGGGGGATGAACAAGGTGGACCAAAAGCTGTTGAAGCAGGTATTGAATGCCAAAGATTACCATGCCCGCGCGGCTGCGGTGCAGGTGGTGCGCTATACCGGCCATCAGGTGCCCGACCAGGCTGATTTGCTGATGCAGGCGGCGCGAGACGAGAATAGCCGCGTGCGGTTAATGGCCATTGTAGCGGCGTCTTGGATCGGTAAGGAAAAAGGCCTGCCGATTTTGGCCGAAGCCCAGAAAAAGCCACTCGACGACTGGATGATCCACGCGCACGAAGCTGCTGTGGCGCATTTGAAAGGCGAAAATGTGAAGAAAACGAAGCAAAATGTAGTTGCCACGAACCTGAAAGGGAACGACCTGATCCTGTTTAACCAGGGGCGGCAGATTTACGCGAAAGAAGGCTACTGCGGCACCTGCCATCAGCCCGACGGCAAGGGGCTCGAAGCCTCCGGTTTCCCTCCGCTTTCGGGGCCGTGGGTGACGGGCAGCGACGAGCGCCTGATCAAGATCGCGTTGAACGGCTTGCTTGGGCCAATCGAAGTGAATGGCAAGAAGTATCCCGGCCAGGTGCCGATGACGCCGTTCGCGGGCTTGCTGAACGACACTGAAGTGGCCGCGGTGCTGACTTATGTGCGTAATTCGTTCGGAAATAAAGGCGCGGCGATCCCGCCTGAAAAGGTAAAACAGGTGCGTGCCGCCACCGAAAGCAAGAAAGACTTCTATTCGCCCGAACAGCTTTTAAAAGAGCATCCTATCGAAAAAATGTAG
- the gyrB gene encoding DNA topoisomerase (ATP-hydrolyzing) subunit B: MSNEAVLEVNSYSAENIQVLEGLEAVRKRPAMYIGDTGFKGVHHLIWEVVDNSIDEAMAGYCDTINVTVEKNNSITVKDNGRGIPTGMHPKENKSALEVVLTVLHAGGKFDKDTYKVSGGLHGVGVSCVNALSIHLRAEVHREGKIFEQEFSEGKPLYPTRVIGDSEKTGTIIHFLPDATIFTVTEYKYETIATRLRELSYLNKGIRITLEDKREEDENGQFRGEEFYSEVGLNEFVTYLDATRQPLIPEPIHMENDKGVIPVEVAMMYNTSYSENVFSYVNNINTIEGGTHVSGFRAALTRTLKNYAEKSGILAKEKVEISGDDFREGLTAVISIKVAEPQFEGQTKTKLGNSEVTAAVSQVVAEMLENYLEEHPKEARVIIDKVILAAKARIAAKKAREMVQRKNILTGTGLPGKLSDCSETDPNVCELYLVEGDSAGGTAKQGRNRAFQAILPLRGKILNVEKAQEYKIYENEEIKNMFTAMGVQIGKDGDERALNIDKLRYHKIVIMTDADIDGSHIRTLILTFFFRYMKILIDNGYIYIAQPPLYLVKKGKEERYCWTEQQREEAIREIGAGKEDSVNVQRYKGLGEMNAEQLWETTMNPERRSLKQVSVESAAEADHLFSMLMGDEVAPRRDFIEKNAKYARVDV, translated from the coding sequence ATGTCAAACGAAGCAGTGCTAGAAGTAAACAGCTATTCGGCTGAAAATATCCAGGTTCTTGAAGGTTTAGAGGCCGTTCGTAAACGTCCGGCAATGTATATCGGTGACACTGGCTTCAAAGGCGTTCACCACTTGATTTGGGAGGTTGTAGATAACTCCATCGATGAGGCGATGGCGGGCTATTGTGACACGATCAATGTTACGGTAGAGAAAAATAACTCAATCACCGTGAAAGACAATGGCCGTGGGATTCCTACGGGCATGCACCCCAAAGAAAACAAATCGGCTCTGGAGGTCGTTCTGACCGTTCTTCACGCCGGTGGTAAATTTGACAAAGATACATACAAGGTTTCCGGCGGTTTGCACGGGGTAGGGGTATCGTGCGTGAACGCGCTCTCGATCCATTTGCGCGCCGAAGTACACCGCGAAGGCAAAATATTCGAACAGGAGTTCAGCGAAGGCAAGCCGCTTTACCCGACCCGCGTGATCGGTGACTCGGAGAAAACCGGGACGATTATCCACTTCCTGCCCGATGCGACCATTTTTACAGTGACCGAATACAAGTATGAAACGATCGCAACCCGCTTGCGCGAGCTTTCGTACCTGAACAAAGGAATCCGCATTACGCTCGAAGACAAACGGGAAGAGGACGAAAACGGCCAGTTCCGCGGCGAAGAATTCTATTCCGAAGTAGGTTTGAACGAATTCGTGACCTATCTCGACGCCACCCGCCAGCCATTGATCCCCGAGCCGATCCATATGGAAAATGACAAAGGCGTGATCCCCGTGGAGGTGGCGATGATGTACAACACTTCGTACAGCGAGAACGTGTTCTCGTATGTGAATAACATCAATACCATCGAAGGCGGTACCCACGTTTCCGGTTTCCGGGCTGCATTGACGCGTACTTTGAAAAACTACGCCGAGAAATCCGGTATTCTGGCCAAAGAAAAAGTGGAGATCAGCGGGGACGACTTCCGTGAAGGACTCACCGCCGTTATTTCCATTAAAGTAGCCGAGCCGCAATTCGAAGGTCAGACCAAAACCAAACTCGGTAACTCCGAGGTGACCGCCGCCGTGAGCCAGGTAGTGGCCGAAATGCTCGAAAACTACCTCGAAGAACACCCGAAAGAAGCCCGTGTGATCATCGACAAGGTGATCCTGGCAGCGAAAGCGCGTATTGCCGCTAAAAAGGCGCGCGAAATGGTGCAACGCAAGAATATCCTCACCGGTACGGGATTGCCAGGAAAGCTTTCCGACTGCTCCGAAACCGACCCGAACGTGTGCGAATTGTACCTCGTGGAAGGGGACTCGGCGGGTGGAACTGCCAAGCAAGGCCGTAACCGTGCATTCCAGGCCATTCTGCCGCTTCGTGGTAAAATCCTGAATGTAGAGAAAGCACAGGAATACAAGATCTACGAAAACGAGGAGATCAAGAACATGTTCACCGCAATGGGCGTGCAGATCGGTAAGGACGGCGACGAGCGTGCATTGAATATCGACAAGCTCCGTTACCACAAAATCGTAATCATGACCGATGCCGATATCGATGGTAGCCACATCCGTACCCTGATCCTGACGTTCTTCTTCCGTTATATGAAGATCCTGATCGATAATGGCTACATCTACATTGCGCAGCCGCCTTTGTACCTCGTGAAAAAAGGCAAGGAAGAGCGCTACTGCTGGACCGAGCAACAACGCGAAGAGGCGATCCGCGAGATCGGCGCCGGCAAGGAAGATTCGGTGAACGTACAGCGATATAAAGGTTTGGGTGAAATGAATGCCGAGCAGCTATGGGAAACAACCATGAACCCTGAGCGCCGCAGCCTGAAACAGGTTTCGGTGGAATCCGCTGCCGAGGCCGATCACCTGTTCTCCATGCTGATGGGCGACGAAGTTGCCCCTCGTCGTGATTTCATCGAGAAAAACGCCAAATATGCCCGCGTTGACGTTTAG
- the ppk1 gene encoding polyphosphate kinase 1: MSGSSDNIYNEKRSKLTNLFALFKSPKEPAAADDGKAISSSSEKATTQMQQSDLISRDLSWMKFNDRVLDQATNEERNLFDRLKFLAITSSNLDEFFTIRVGSLYNYLDFGKERLDYSGLREIPFRKLLMKEVHDFVRRQNECYKDQLLPLFASHGFRIVGIDEITGEEHTAVEEYFDRTVYPMLTPMLFDYTHAFPVLLAKVLILGVITQVKGTTSEEDRKLSFVQLPPNLPRFYVIDRDDELLFLPIENIAKAFINKLYRNVDIVSTNLFRILRNGDFTLEESDDIEADFIDEIKQKIKSRRLGRVVQVSIEPDVNPDLLNLIKKRWEIDDHNVFITDALIDYTALWGIIKHPEFKDQIPPTRPPVPPLGLDRERIPDIFETMRERDILLHHPYNNFEPVLQMLEQAAEDPKVLSIKLTIYRLAKNSRVTEALLHAAENGKHVAVLFEVKARFDEENNIKEAQRLQKAGCFVIYGIGLLKTHTKLLLIVRNEGNRVLRYAHLSSGNYNEDTSRLYTDTGLLTSNEEYTHDISEFFNVITGHSIPSEYQNLITAPRYMRAKLIELIQQEAENAKAGLKSGICIKINSLEDRDTIYELYKASEAGVPIKLIVRGMCCLRPQRKGLSENITVRSLVGDFLEHSRIFYFHQNGNPLVYGGSADAMVRSFDKRIESLFKLVDPRVRQEAIHILYYSLKDNVNAYELREDGNYIKCEIEEGSEPLNVHQAFYDVTLDQVMATHLFEEEDNRTETLSEEQAQETSATPESDISDTDVAPQTEAGL; the protein is encoded by the coding sequence ATGTCCGGCTCATCCGACAATATATACAACGAAAAACGAAGTAAGCTGACCAATTTGTTCGCACTGTTCAAAAGCCCGAAGGAACCGGCTGCGGCAGACGACGGCAAGGCTATCAGTTCGTCGTCGGAAAAGGCTACCACCCAAATGCAGCAAAGCGACCTGATCAGCAGGGACCTGAGCTGGATGAAGTTCAACGACCGCGTGCTCGACCAGGCGACCAACGAAGAGCGTAACTTGTTCGACCGCCTGAAATTCCTCGCCATCACCTCGTCCAACCTCGACGAATTCTTCACGATACGCGTCGGCAGTCTTTACAATTACCTTGATTTCGGCAAAGAGCGCCTGGATTACTCGGGGCTTCGGGAAATCCCGTTCCGGAAGTTGTTGATGAAGGAAGTACACGACTTTGTGCGGCGGCAGAATGAATGCTACAAAGACCAGCTGCTGCCGCTTTTCGCCAGCCACGGGTTCCGCATTGTAGGAATAGACGAGATCACGGGCGAAGAACACACTGCGGTAGAAGAATATTTCGATCGCACGGTGTACCCGATGCTCACACCGATGCTCTTCGACTACACGCACGCATTCCCTGTGCTGCTCGCGAAAGTGCTCATTTTGGGTGTGATTACCCAGGTGAAAGGCACTACCTCCGAGGAAGACAGGAAGCTGTCGTTTGTGCAGTTGCCACCGAACCTGCCGCGCTTCTACGTGATCGACCGCGACGATGAGCTGCTGTTTTTGCCCATTGAAAATATAGCCAAGGCATTTATCAACAAGCTCTACCGGAATGTCGATATCGTTTCGACGAACCTGTTCCGGATATTGCGTAACGGCGATTTCACACTCGAAGAAAGTGACGACATCGAAGCGGATTTCATCGACGAGATCAAGCAGAAGATCAAAAGCCGTCGGCTTGGCAGGGTAGTGCAGGTTTCCATTGAACCCGATGTAAACCCGGATTTGCTGAACCTGATCAAAAAGCGCTGGGAAATCGACGACCATAATGTGTTCATCACCGACGCGCTGATCGACTATACTGCGCTCTGGGGCATCATCAAGCATCCCGAGTTCAAAGACCAGATCCCGCCGACCCGCCCGCCGGTGCCCCCGCTGGGCCTCGACCGCGAGCGCATTCCCGATATTTTCGAAACCATGCGCGAAAGGGACATCCTTTTGCACCACCCATATAACAACTTCGAACCGGTATTGCAGATGCTCGAACAGGCGGCCGAAGATCCGAAGGTGTTGTCCATCAAGCTCACGATCTATCGCCTCGCCAAAAACTCCCGCGTGACGGAGGCGCTCCTGCACGCGGCCGAGAATGGCAAGCACGTGGCGGTGTTGTTCGAGGTGAAGGCGCGTTTTGACGAAGAGAATAATATCAAAGAGGCACAGCGCCTCCAAAAAGCGGGCTGTTTCGTGATTTATGGCATTGGCTTGCTCAAAACGCACACCAAGCTGCTGCTCATCGTCCGCAACGAAGGCAACCGGGTGCTGCGGTATGCGCATTTGTCGAGCGGTAACTACAATGAGGACACGTCCCGGTTGTACACCGATACCGGCCTTTTGACATCCAATGAAGAGTACACGCACGATATTTCGGAATTCTTTAACGTCATCACCGGCCACTCGATCCCTTCCGAATACCAGAATCTCATTACCGCCCCGCGTTACATGCGCGCGAAGCTCATCGAACTGATCCAGCAGGAAGCCGAGAATGCGAAAGCGGGTTTGAAAAGTGGTATTTGTATTAAAATAAACTCCCTGGAAGACCGCGACACCATTTATGAGCTGTACAAAGCTTCCGAAGCAGGTGTGCCGATTAAACTGATCGTCCGCGGCATGTGCTGCCTGCGCCCGCAACGCAAAGGTTTGAGCGAAAATATCACCGTCCGTTCGCTGGTAGGCGACTTTTTGGAACATTCCCGCATTTTCTACTTCCACCAAAACGGCAACCCGCTCGTGTATGGCGGCAGCGCCGATGCCATGGTACGTAGTTTCGACAAACGCATTGAGTCGCTGTTCAAACTGGTGGACCCGCGCGTGCGCCAGGAGGCGATCCATATTTTGTATTACAGCCTGAAAGACAATGTGAATGCGTACGAATTGCGGGAGGACGGCAACTATATCAAATGCGAGATCGAGGAAGGAAGCGAACCGCTGAATGTACATCAGGCATTTTACGACGTCACGCTCGACCAGGTAATGGCCACGCATTTGTTCGAAGAGGAAGATAACCGGACAGAAACGCTGTCGGAGGAGCAAGCACAAGAAACAAGCGCTACGCCCGAATCCGATATTTCAGATACTGACGTAGCGCCGCAAACCGAAGCCGGTTTGTAA